A genome region from Triticum aestivum cultivar Chinese Spring chromosome 2B, IWGSC CS RefSeq v2.1, whole genome shotgun sequence includes the following:
- the LOC123043970 gene encoding uncharacterized protein, protein MAAKVLQLRSSDGKVLVAPAWDYRPAAAQALPLETRVPSRVLERVLQYWTKHNLAKATGESRESLARWDADFQRRLQEDGLAKEAAAAAQELRRYGVDHGGRPQRHAATAASDVDAPVKAARANPVRAWCPLVHHLKGVNHGERSPAPAVSSAFRASDNASAARPGLATTLPGAAGGDPVDARCAIRARGHQMAEDEESACHHRKRPAFKAPLCLPATAVAPVKKVSRPVASKARSFVGSTPLPVTAAAPGVKKTAPASTLRARRGMGELSCKVPKQIRVTAAAPMKQPIPWVRPVVLRLP, encoded by the coding sequence ATGGCGGCGAAGGTGCTCCAGCTCCGTAGCTCCGACGGCAAGGTGCTCGTCGCTCCGGCGTGGGACTATCGCCCGGCCGCCGCCCAAGCCCTCCCGCTGGAGACGCGGGTGCCCTCGCGCGTCCTCGAGAGGGTGCTCCAGTACTGGACCAAGCACAACCTTGCCAAGGCCACCGGTGAGTCCCGGGAGTCCCTCGCCCGCTGGGACGCCGACTTCCAGCGCCGTCTCCAGGAAGACGGCCTCGCCAAGGAGGCCGCTGCAGCCGCCCAAGAACTCCGCCGCTACGGCGTCGACCATGGAGGGCGTCCCCAACGCCACGCCGCCACGGCCGCATCTGACGTCGATGCTCCTGTCAAGGCGGCCCGTGCTAATCCCGTCCGTGCCTGGTGCCCACTTGTTCACCACCTCAAGGGTGTCAACCATGGAGAACGCAGCCCGGCGCCTGCGGTGTCCAGCGCCTTCCGTGCCTCTGATAACGCCTCCGCCGCGCGCCCTGGGCTTGCCACCACCTTGCCGGGTGCTGCTGGTGGTGACCCCGTGGATGCCCGGTGCGCTATCCGTGCCCGTGGACACCAGATGGCTGAAGACGAGGAGTCCGCTTGCCACCACCGCAAGCGCCCGGCTTTCAAGGCTCCACTCTGCCTGCCTGCCACTGCTGTTGCGCCCGTGAAGAAGGTCTCTCGTCCCGTCGCTTCCAAGGCTCGCTCTTTCGTCGGCTCAACACCATTGCCTGTCACTGCTGCTGCGCCCGGTGTGAAGAAGACGGCTCCAGCTTCAACTCTGCGTGCAAGAAGAGGGATGGGGGAGCTCAGCTGCAAGGTTCCGAAGCAAATCCGTGTCACCGCTGCAGCACCAATGAAGCAACCAATTCCTTGGGTGCGTCCAGTGGTATTACGCCTTCCCTAG